The window TCGGCCGCCCGCCGCTCCACCAACTGGGAGAAGTGGGGCTGGATCTACATGCGCGGCTCGGGCGTCCTGCTCGTCGTGCTGATCTTCGGCCACCTCTTCGTCAACATGGTGGCGGGCGAGGGCGTCAAGCAGATCGACTTCGCCTTCGTCGCCGGCAAGTGGGCCAACCCGTTCTGGCAGGTGTGGGACTCCCTCATGCTCGTCCTGGCGCTCATCCACGGCTCGAACGGCATGCGCACGATCGTCAACGACTACGTGTCGAAGCCGGGCATCCGGAAGACGCTCCTCGCCGCGATCCTCATCGCGTGCGTGGTACTGATCGTCCTCGGCCTGCTCGTCTGCTGGACGTTCGACCCGTGCCCCGCCGGCGCCGCCGCCGCGGACCTGCCCTCCTTCTGCCCGGCGCAGTAGCACCATCCCCGCTGCCGACCGCCTTCCCACCGTCTACGGAAAGACCCCTGTGACCGAGACCACCGTGCACCACCACCAGTTCGACATCGTCATCATCGGCGCAGGAGGCGCGGGCATGCGTGCCGCGATCGAGGCCGGCCCGAAGGCGAAGACGGCCGTCATCTCGAAGCTCTACCCGACCCGCTCGCACACCGGTGCGGCGCAGGGCGGGATGGCCGCGGCCCTCGCGAACGTCGAAGAGGACTCGTGGGAGTGGCACACCTTCGACACGATCAAGGGCGGTGACTACCTGGTCGACCAGGACGCCGCCGAGATCCTGGCGAAGGAGGCGATCGACGCAGTCATCGACCTCGAGAACATGGGCCTGCCGTTCAACCGCACGCCCGAGGGCAAGATCGACCAGCGTCGCTTCGGCGGTCACACCCGCGACCACGGCAAGTCGCCCGTCCGCCGGGCCTGCTACGCGGCCGACCGCACGGGCCACATGATCCTGCAGACGCTGTTCCAGAACTGCGTCAAGCTCGGCGTCGAGTTCTACAACGAGTTCTACGCGCTCGACCTCATCATGGTCGACGTCGTGGGCGAGGACGGCGTCACGCGCAAGCAGCCGGCCGGGGTCGTCGCGTTCGAACTCGCCACGGGTGAGCTGCACGTCTTCCACGCCAAGGCGATGATCTTCGCCACCGGCGGCTTCGGCAAGATGTACAAGACGACCTCGAACGCACACACCCTGACCGGCGACGGCGTCGGCATCGTGTGGCGCACCGGTCTGCCGCTCGAGGACATGGAGTTCTTCCAGTTCCACCCGACCGGGCTCGCGGGCCTCGGCATCCTGTTGACCGAGGGCGCTCGTGGCGAGGGCGCGATCCTCCGCAACGCCTCGGGTGAACGCTTCATGGAGCGCTACGCCCCCACCATCAAGGACCTCGCGCCCCGCGACATCGTCGCCCGGTGCATGGTGCAGGAGGTCGCCGAGGGCCGCGGCGCCGGTCCGAACAAGGACTACGTCCTGCTCGACTGCACACACCTCGGCGCCGAGGTCCTCGAGACCAAGCTCCCGGACATCACGGAGTTCGCCCGCACCTACCTCGGCGTCGACCCCGTCGTCGAGCCGGTGCCGGTGATGCCGACCGCGCACTACGCGATGGGCGGCATCCCGACGAACACCGACGCACAGGTGCTCTACGACAACACCACCGTCGTCCCCGGGCTGTACGCGGCCGGTGAGTGCGCCTGCGTGTCCGTGCACGGCTCGAACCGCCTCGGCACGAACTCGCTCCTCGACATCAACGTCTTCGGCAAGCGCTCGGGCAACAACGCCGCCGAGTGGGTCAAGACCGCCGAGTTCCTCCCGCTCCCGGAGGACCCCGCCGCCGGTGTCCGAGCCATGCTCGACCAGCTGCGCGCGTCGACCGGCACCGAGCGCATCGCCGTCCTGCGCAAGGAACTGCAGGACGAGATGGACAAGAACGCCCAGGTGTTCCGTACCGACGAGTCGCTCGCCCGGGTCACCGAGACGATCCACACGCTCCGGAACCGTTTCATGCAGGTCTCCGTGCAGGACAAGGGCAAGCGATTCAACACCGACCTGCTCGAAGCCGTCGAACTCGGCTTCCTGCTGGACCTGGCCGAGGTGGTCGTCTACTCGGCCCGCAACCGCAAGGAGAGCCGCGGCGGCCACATGCGCGACGACTACCCGAAGCGCGACGACGAGAACTACATGCAGCACACGATGGCGTACCTGACGGGCGACCCGCACTCGTCACTCGCCGACGACCACATCACGCTGGACTGGAAGCCGGTCGTCGTGACGCGGTACCAGCCGATGGAGAGGAAGTACTGAGATGACCGACACCCTGGTCTCCGACGCACCCCGGACCGACACCACCGCGGCGCCTCCCGGGTCCTTCTCCGTCACGCTCATCATCCGGCGCTTCGACCCGGACGTCGACGACGAGCCGCGGTGGCAGGACTTCGACGTCATGATGCTGCCGACCGACCGCATCCTCGACGCCCTGCACAAGATCAAGTGGGACCAGGACGGTTCCCTGACGTTCCGTCGGTCCTGCGCACACGGCGTCTGCGGCTCGGATGCGATGCGCATCAACGGCCGGAACCGTCTGGCGTGCAAGACCCTGATCAAGGACCTCGACGTCTCGAAGCCGATCTACGTCGAGGCGATCAAGGGCCTGCCGCTCGAGAAGGACCTCGTCGTCGACATGGAGCCCTTCTTCAAGTCCTTCCGCGAGGTCCAGCCGTTCCTGCAGCCCGCGACCGCCCCCACCCCGGGCAAGGAGCGCATCCAGTCGGTGGCCGACCGTGCTCGGTTCGACGACACCACGAAGTGCATCCTGTGCGCCGCGTGCACCTCGTCCTGCCCGGTGTTCTGGACCGACGGGCAGTACTTCGGGCCGGCCGCGATCGTGAACGCGCACCGGTTCATCTTCGACTCCCGAGACGACGCCGCGAACGTCCGCCTCGACATCCTCAACGACAAGGAAGGTGTCTGGCGCTGCCGCACGACCTTCAACTGCACCGACGCGTGCCCCCGTGGGATCCAGGTGACGAAGGCGATCTCCGAGGTCAAGCAGGCCGTCATGCGGGGCCGCGCCTGACACTCGGGGTCGTCCAAGACTCGACATCGACTCCACCGATAGGCTCCGCTCCATGACGTTCGCGGCCACCCGCCCCATCCTCGACCAGCTCGGCTACACGATCCGGTACGTGCAGCTCCCCGGAGAGACCCTGCACGAGCCGCCGGTCGAGGGCGCGCTCCGCGTGGTCCCGGCCGAGGCGTCCGACGAGTTCGCGCTCGAGGTCGTCGACTACGGCACGGCCCGTCGCCTCGCCACCGCGCGGGGCGAGGAAGACGCGGTCGAGATGCTCCGTCGGTTCCTGAACCGACCGTTCCCGGCCCCGCGCGACATCGCCCGGCATGAGCTCGACGGGCTCCGCGACCGTGCGGCGTCGACGTACCCGCAGCTGGCGCAGCAGGTATCGCAGGCCGGCGAGCAGGGTCTGACCATCCAGATCCCCGCCGGCGTCCCCGTCGACCGCATCGGTGGTCCGGACGGCTACCTGCTGCACCCCCTCGACACCCCGCTGCCGAGCCGGTCGCTCCCGCCGCACGTGGCCGGGGTGCCGGAGACCCACCGCTACCTGGTCGAGCGCCCGTTCATGGTGATCGTCCGCTTCGTGCAGCCGTGGTTCGACCAGCCGGGCGGTGCGCTCCGCTTCCAGATCGCCGACCCCACGGTCACCGTGCGTGACCTCGTCGTCGACGGTGCACTGGCTCGACTCCGCGTGGTCTGACACCTCGCCCGACGCAGATCGGCCCGCACCGCGCATTCGCGCAGTGCGGGCCGATTGCCGTTGAGCGGCGCTACGCCCGGTCGGGACGGTCGTACTGCGCACCGGCCGGGTTCGGCGGCAAGCAGCCGAACACGATCGCGGCGACGCTCACGAACAGGCCGATGATCCAGAGCGCACCGGGCAGGTTCGCGTCGTGGACCCGACGCCACCCGAGCGCGAGGTTCGGCACGAGCGTCGCGAGCCACCACAGCCCGTAGAGCGCGAGCAGGACGAACGCGAACGGCGACGGCGCCGACGAGCCGACCGTGTTGCCGTACTCGTCGATCCGGGTGTTCGCGGCGATGGACGAGAACAAGATCGCGTAGAACCCGCCGAACAACACGACGGTGACGATCGCGTTCGCCAGGATCCAGTACCAGTACTCACTCCGGCTGGCGCGCCCGTCGAACCGGGCGTACTTCTTGAAGAACCGCGTGAAGGCGTCGAGGAACCCGGCACCGTAGAAGGGTGCCCACAGCGGCGGGGCACCGTCAGGCCCGACCGGGATCGGCGGACCGGCCTGCGGGTAGGGGTCGGCGTACTGCTGGCCGTACCCGGGCTGCTGCCCGTACCCGGGCTGCTGCCCGTACCCGGGCTGCTGCCCGTACCCGGGCTGCTGGCCGTACGGCCCCGGCTGCTGCCCGTACCCCGGCTGCTGGCCAGGGTCAGGCTGCCCCGACGGCTGGTCGCCACCGGGCTGGCCCCACTGCGGTGTGTCGTTGCTCATCGAGCGCCGGTGGGTCGGTCGTAGCGCTCGCCCTGCGGGTTCGAGGGCAGCAGGCCGAACACGATGCCGACGATGCCGACGAAGATCGCGATGATCCACAGGGCACCGGGCAGGTTCGCGTCGTGCAGGCGACGCCAGCCGAGGGCGAGCGTCGGGACGATGATCGCGAGACCCCAGAGCAGCGCGAGGATGCCGGCGATCACGAAGAGCGCGGACGGGCTGGTGACGGTCGACTGCACGCTCGCCGAGGTCGCGGTGGACATCGACACCGTCGAGCGCTCCGACGTGGCGAAGCCGATGCCGTACAGGATGCCGAGGACGATCCCGACGATCGTGTTCGCCAGGTACCACCACCAGAACTCGCTGCGGCTCGCGCGGCCGCTGAAGGTCGCGTACTTCTTGAAGAAGCGTCCGACGGCCTTGCCGAAGGAGATCCCGTACCAGGGTGCCCAGATCGGCGGCTCGCCGTTCGGGCCGGCCGCCGGCTGCTGGCCGTACTGCGGCGTTCCGTTGTACGGCTTCGGCTGGCCGCCCGGCTGCTGGCCGGACGGGTTCTGCGGGTACTGGTCACTCACGGTGTCCCCCTCGATCGTTGGCTGGTAGTCGGGTCCGAGTCAACCAGAACCGTCGCGCGGCCGTCGCTCGCTACCCGCGGTGGGGTTCGTCGTAGCGCTGCCCCTGCGGGTTCGAGCCCATCAGACCGACGATCAGCGAGAACAGGACACCGAGCGGCGGGATGATGAAGAAGAAGGCGAAGTACCCACTGAGGTTCACGTCGTGCAGTCGTCGCACCGTCAAGGCGATGAAGCCGAGGGCGCAGGCCAGGGACCACAGCCCGCTCAACCCGTTCGATGCGTCGTCGACGAACGGCAGGACGTCGAAGAACCCGCCGACGATGCCCGTGGCCGCCGAGCCGATGACGTACCAGAGGGCCCAGAACCAGAACTCCGACTGGCTCGCGCGGCCGTCGAACCGGACGTACTTCTTCCAGAACCGCGGGAACGCTTGCACGAACGGGATCCCGTACCAGGGCGCCCACATCGGGGGCTGGCGCTGACCGGACGGCTGCTGGCCGTACGGTCCGGGCTGCTGGCCGTACGGCCCGGGCTGCTGGCCGTACGGTCCGGGCTGCTGGCCGTACGGGTTCTGCGGCGGGTACTGGTCACTCACTGGTTCGTTCCTTCCGGGGCCGGCTGCGATCACCGTCGATTCTGGCA of the Curtobacterium sp. TC1 genome contains:
- the sdhD gene encoding succinate dehydrogenase, hydrophobic membrane anchor protein, translated to MTTQIVEPPRSASAARRSTNWEKWGWIYMRGSGVLLVVLIFGHLFVNMVAGEGVKQIDFAFVAGKWANPFWQVWDSLMLVLALIHGSNGMRTIVNDYVSKPGIRKTLLAAILIACVVLIVLGLLVCWTFDPCPAGAAAADLPSFCPAQ
- the sdhA gene encoding succinate dehydrogenase flavoprotein subunit; translation: MTETTVHHHQFDIVIIGAGGAGMRAAIEAGPKAKTAVISKLYPTRSHTGAAQGGMAAALANVEEDSWEWHTFDTIKGGDYLVDQDAAEILAKEAIDAVIDLENMGLPFNRTPEGKIDQRRFGGHTRDHGKSPVRRACYAADRTGHMILQTLFQNCVKLGVEFYNEFYALDLIMVDVVGEDGVTRKQPAGVVAFELATGELHVFHAKAMIFATGGFGKMYKTTSNAHTLTGDGVGIVWRTGLPLEDMEFFQFHPTGLAGLGILLTEGARGEGAILRNASGERFMERYAPTIKDLAPRDIVARCMVQEVAEGRGAGPNKDYVLLDCTHLGAEVLETKLPDITEFARTYLGVDPVVEPVPVMPTAHYAMGGIPTNTDAQVLYDNTTVVPGLYAAGECACVSVHGSNRLGTNSLLDINVFGKRSGNNAAEWVKTAEFLPLPEDPAAGVRAMLDQLRASTGTERIAVLRKELQDEMDKNAQVFRTDESLARVTETIHTLRNRFMQVSVQDKGKRFNTDLLEAVELGFLLDLAEVVVYSARNRKESRGGHMRDDYPKRDDENYMQHTMAYLTGDPHSSLADDHITLDWKPVVVTRYQPMERKY
- a CDS encoding succinate dehydrogenase iron-sulfur subunit; the encoded protein is MTDTLVSDAPRTDTTAAPPGSFSVTLIIRRFDPDVDDEPRWQDFDVMMLPTDRILDALHKIKWDQDGSLTFRRSCAHGVCGSDAMRINGRNRLACKTLIKDLDVSKPIYVEAIKGLPLEKDLVVDMEPFFKSFREVQPFLQPATAPTPGKERIQSVADRARFDDTTKCILCAACTSSCPVFWTDGQYFGPAAIVNAHRFIFDSRDDAANVRLDILNDKEGVWRCRTTFNCTDACPRGIQVTKAISEVKQAVMRGRA
- a CDS encoding TNT domain-containing protein translates to MTFAATRPILDQLGYTIRYVQLPGETLHEPPVEGALRVVPAEASDEFALEVVDYGTARRLATARGEEDAVEMLRRFLNRPFPAPRDIARHELDGLRDRAASTYPQLAQQVSQAGEQGLTIQIPAGVPVDRIGGPDGYLLHPLDTPLPSRSLPPHVAGVPETHRYLVERPFMVIVRFVQPWFDQPGGALRFQIADPTVTVRDLVVDGALARLRVV
- a CDS encoding DUF805 domain-containing protein yields the protein MSNDTPQWGQPGGDQPSGQPDPGQQPGYGQQPGPYGQQPGYGQQPGYGQQPGYGQQPGYGQQYADPYPQAGPPIPVGPDGAPPLWAPFYGAGFLDAFTRFFKKYARFDGRASRSEYWYWILANAIVTVVLFGGFYAILFSSIAANTRIDEYGNTVGSSAPSPFAFVLLALYGLWWLATLVPNLALGWRRVHDANLPGALWIIGLFVSVAAIVFGCLPPNPAGAQYDRPDRA
- a CDS encoding DUF805 domain-containing protein: MSDQYPQNPSGQQPGGQPKPYNGTPQYGQQPAAGPNGEPPIWAPWYGISFGKAVGRFFKKYATFSGRASRSEFWWWYLANTIVGIVLGILYGIGFATSERSTVSMSTATSASVQSTVTSPSALFVIAGILALLWGLAIIVPTLALGWRRLHDANLPGALWIIAIFVGIVGIVFGLLPSNPQGERYDRPTGAR
- a CDS encoding DUF805 domain-containing protein is translated as MSDQYPPQNPYGQQPGPYGQQPGPYGQQPGPYGQQPSGQRQPPMWAPWYGIPFVQAFPRFWKKYVRFDGRASQSEFWFWALWYVIGSAATGIVGGFFDVLPFVDDASNGLSGLWSLACALGFIALTVRRLHDVNLSGYFAFFFIIPPLGVLFSLIVGLMGSNPQGQRYDEPHRG